Proteins from a single region of Akkermansiaceae bacterium:
- a CDS encoding c-type cytochrome, with protein MNRIVKSLVATVAVTTPLHAATKVFQTFNSDGFDDWKFEGKAFGVAPVSGKTQEMKGEFKNYSGEYLVVSAHGGDDATGSLTSPEITLPEPYIAFLVGGGNQPGKTAVQLLVDGKVVREAVGKNDLEMRATVWDVRDFKGKKAQIRILDEAKGAWGIIAADHFIFTDYPNQKFPASTRGGKAYSAGLVNDPNMPGVTIPENTTLKVIADWKDQKTISPTALAVDEQNNIFVSETHRFRFGVQDNREHLYWYLDDLQSQTTGDRRKMHDKWNEKVSIKSLTEKSELVRKLVDKDGDGIYETSTVFADGFNDVLDGTGAGVFAFEGTTYFACIPKIWALRDENGDGISDKKQVVEDGFGVRVSISGHDLNGFALGPDGRIYGTLGDRGLSFTTKEGKKYHYPNEGVAFRFDPDGTNFEIFHTGLRNPKEIAFDALGNPFSVDNNSDQGDAARVVYLVEGGDTGWQMENQTMHTFHRQIGLAVHPPSRWMDEKIWHLQNDTQPAYIIPPVAHLTAGPSGLTYHPGTGFLETEANRFIITDYRGGSTNSGIFSFEMKPSGAGMEMTDNRKLVWGVGVTDVEYSYDGKLLISDFMNGWTSHDKGRILALDAGDKTWRAKEAAEAGKLIKEGIDKLSAEECLKLLRHPDLRVRLRAQIAISRKPEALKTFTDAVRSVEQTERIHGLWGLGILARRGAVPSPSSDGFGTLPDLRSRMAAAQIIIPYLENDDEETRVQAIRAIASAGIQGDELPLGVLTADKSLRVRAEAAIAIGRLGAIGQFNAICEMLRENNNKDVFLRHAGIYALELLGRKGVMVSALKDDNSPAVRLAAVVALRRLHDPKVSLMALDSDPAVSDEAVRAIYDNDLVAQRPEAAKLLDNLEARKWTPFMMRRLIHNSFRIGDAKNLQRVLNVATSAAMPKEVREEALRLISIWTEPHTNDQLTGHFRPLPPRDVKDIQPTLNAALPDLLKQDGFILTAALGFMEHYKLDTKSLDEGTLRSLITNDKVPAEARAKGLELLAERKPADLNAFLVKIATDPANEVALSALTGLSKSDPQGAIAPLQTAAESKNAERSQKAWTILATIPGTEVDAFFVKHITALQAAAGKSASAIELLEGAKTRKDPAVAAAIAAFDKAIAENADPLTKWNIALEGGDAKNGFSLFSSHPAGQCMRCHRASDDSHAAGGEAGPNLFGMGKRHDNHYILESIVLPSAKIAPGFGVVSVTFKDKTTLGGMLTDETEEHLDINVSGKVYRVKKADLAEIPPVASAMPPMEYLLKPTEVRDLVAWISTLQKEPKAQKPGPKPIPYDPKNPPALPKAN; from the coding sequence ATGAATCGAATCGTCAAATCGCTTGTCGCCACCGTGGCGGTCACCACCCCGCTGCACGCGGCCACCAAAGTTTTCCAGACCTTCAACAGCGACGGTTTCGACGACTGGAAATTCGAGGGCAAGGCCTTCGGTGTCGCTCCGGTTTCCGGCAAAACCCAGGAGATGAAGGGCGAGTTCAAGAACTACTCCGGAGAGTATCTCGTCGTCTCAGCCCATGGTGGTGATGACGCGACCGGCTCCCTCACCTCCCCGGAGATCACGCTGCCGGAACCGTACATCGCCTTCCTCGTCGGCGGTGGCAACCAGCCCGGCAAAACCGCCGTCCAACTTTTGGTGGATGGGAAAGTCGTCCGCGAGGCGGTCGGCAAGAACGACCTGGAGATGCGCGCCACCGTCTGGGATGTGCGGGACTTCAAGGGCAAGAAAGCGCAGATCCGCATCCTGGATGAAGCGAAGGGAGCCTGGGGCATCATCGCCGCCGACCATTTCATCTTCACGGACTACCCGAACCAGAAGTTCCCCGCCAGCACCCGCGGCGGGAAAGCCTACTCCGCGGGCCTGGTCAACGACCCGAACATGCCGGGCGTCACCATTCCGGAGAACACCACGCTGAAGGTCATCGCGGACTGGAAGGACCAGAAAACCATCTCCCCCACGGCCCTTGCCGTGGATGAGCAGAACAACATCTTCGTTTCGGAAACCCACCGCTTCCGCTTCGGCGTCCAGGACAACCGCGAGCACCTCTACTGGTACCTAGACGACCTCCAGAGCCAGACCACCGGCGACCGCCGGAAAATGCACGATAAATGGAATGAGAAAGTCAGCATCAAATCCCTGACTGAGAAATCCGAGCTGGTCCGCAAGCTGGTGGACAAGGATGGCGATGGGATCTATGAAACCTCCACCGTCTTCGCGGATGGCTTCAACGACGTTCTCGATGGCACCGGTGCCGGCGTCTTCGCCTTCGAAGGCACGACTTACTTCGCCTGTATTCCCAAGATCTGGGCGCTGCGGGATGAGAACGGCGATGGCATCTCCGACAAGAAACAGGTCGTGGAAGACGGCTTCGGCGTCCGTGTTTCCATTTCCGGCCACGACCTCAACGGCTTCGCCCTGGGACCGGATGGCCGCATCTACGGCACCCTCGGTGACCGCGGCCTCAGCTTCACCACGAAGGAGGGCAAGAAATACCACTATCCGAACGAGGGCGTGGCCTTCCGTTTCGATCCGGATGGCACCAACTTCGAGATCTTCCACACCGGCCTCCGCAATCCGAAGGAAATCGCCTTCGACGCGCTGGGCAACCCGTTCTCCGTGGACAACAACTCCGACCAGGGGGACGCCGCCCGCGTCGTCTATCTGGTGGAGGGCGGTGACACCGGCTGGCAGATGGAGAACCAGACCATGCACACCTTCCACCGCCAGATCGGTCTGGCCGTCCACCCGCCGAGCCGCTGGATGGATGAGAAAATCTGGCACCTCCAGAACGACACTCAGCCTGCCTACATCATCCCTCCTGTCGCCCACCTCACCGCCGGTCCGTCCGGCCTCACCTACCATCCGGGCACCGGCTTCCTCGAAACCGAAGCGAACCGCTTCATCATCACCGACTACCGCGGCGGCAGCACGAACTCCGGCATCTTCTCCTTCGAGATGAAGCCCAGCGGCGCGGGCATGGAAATGACCGACAACCGCAAGCTGGTCTGGGGTGTGGGCGTCACCGACGTGGAGTATTCCTACGATGGGAAGCTGCTCATCAGCGACTTCATGAACGGCTGGACCTCCCACGACAAGGGACGGATCCTGGCACTGGACGCGGGTGACAAGACCTGGCGCGCGAAGGAAGCCGCGGAAGCCGGAAAACTGATCAAGGAAGGCATCGACAAACTGAGCGCGGAAGAATGCCTGAAGCTGCTCCGCCACCCGGACCTCCGGGTGCGCCTGCGCGCGCAGATCGCGATTTCCCGGAAACCGGAAGCGCTCAAGACCTTCACCGATGCCGTCCGTTCCGTCGAGCAGACCGAACGCATCCACGGTCTCTGGGGACTGGGGATCCTGGCGCGCCGCGGCGCGGTTCCGTCCCCGTCCAGTGACGGCTTCGGCACCCTGCCGGATCTGCGTTCCAGAATGGCTGCCGCACAGATCATCATCCCCTACCTCGAGAATGACGACGAGGAGACACGGGTGCAGGCCATCCGCGCGATCGCATCCGCAGGCATCCAGGGAGATGAACTCCCGCTCGGCGTCCTCACCGCGGACAAATCCCTCCGCGTCCGCGCGGAGGCGGCCATCGCGATCGGCCGTCTCGGTGCCATCGGCCAGTTCAACGCCATCTGTGAGATGCTCCGCGAGAACAACAACAAGGATGTCTTCCTCCGCCACGCCGGCATCTATGCACTGGAGCTGCTCGGCAGGAAGGGGGTCATGGTTTCCGCGCTGAAGGATGACAACTCCCCGGCCGTCCGCCTCGCCGCGGTGGTGGCCCTGCGCCGCCTCCATGATCCGAAGGTCTCCCTGATGGCCCTGGACTCCGACCCTGCCGTCTCCGACGAAGCCGTCCGCGCGATCTATGACAACGATCTGGTGGCGCAACGTCCGGAAGCCGCCAAGCTGCTCGACAACCTGGAGGCACGGAAGTGGACGCCGTTCATGATGCGCCGCCTGATCCATAACTCGTTCCGCATCGGGGACGCGAAAAACCTGCAGCGCGTGCTGAACGTGGCGACGTCCGCCGCCATGCCGAAGGAAGTGCGGGAAGAGGCGCTGCGCCTCATCTCCATCTGGACGGAGCCTCACACCAACGACCAGCTCACCGGCCACTTCCGGCCACTGCCGCCACGGGACGTCAAGGACATCCAGCCAACCCTCAATGCCGCGCTGCCGGATCTCCTGAAACAGGACGGCTTCATCCTGACCGCCGCCCTCGGCTTCATGGAGCACTACAAGCTGGATACGAAGTCGCTCGATGAAGGCACCCTCCGCAGCCTGATCACCAACGACAAGGTGCCAGCGGAAGCCCGTGCGAAAGGACTGGAACTGCTCGCGGAGCGGAAACCCGCCGACCTCAACGCATTCCTGGTGAAAATCGCCACGGACCCCGCGAACGAAGTCGCCCTTTCCGCACTCACCGGCCTGTCCAAGAGTGATCCCCAAGGTGCCATCGCCCCGCTGCAGACGGCTGCCGAATCCAAGAACGCCGAGCGCTCCCAGAAGGCATGGACCATCCTTGCGACGATCCCCGGCACGGAAGTGGATGCCTTCTTCGTGAAGCACATCACCGCCCTGCAGGCCGCCGCCGGCAAGTCAGCCTCCGCCATCGAACTGCTGGAAGGCGCTAAGACCCGGAAAGATCCCGCCGTCGCTGCGGCCATCGCCGCCTTCGACAAGGCCATCGCCGAAAATGCCGATCCGCTCACCAAGTGGAACATCGCCCTCGAAGGCGGGGACGCGAAGAACGGCTTCTCGCTGTTCTCCTCCCATCCGGCCGGCCAGTGCATGCGCTGCCACCGCGCCAGCGATGACAGCCACGCCGCCGGTGGAGAAGCCGGACCGAACCTGTTCGGCATGGGCAAACGGCACGACAACCACTATATCCTCGAGTCGATCGTCCTGCCGAGCGCGAAGATCGCTCCGGGCTTCGGTGTGGTCAGCGTGACGTTCAAGGACAAGACCACCTTGGGCGGCATGCTGACGGACGAAACCGAGGAACATCTGGACATCAACGTTTCCGGCAAGGTGTATCGCGTGAAAAAGGCGGATCTCGCCGAGATCCCGCCCGTCGCCTCCGCGATGCCGCCGATGGAGTATCTCCTGAAGCCGACCGAAGTCCGCGATCTGGTCGCATGGATCTCCACCCTCCAGAAAGAACCGAAGGCTCAGAAGCCGGGTCCAAAACCGATCCCCTACGATCCGAAGAACCCTCCGGCGCTGCCGAAAGCAAACTGA
- a CDS encoding rhomboid family intramembrane serine protease has protein sequence MTDPAADTPALPVWARDTAFPESPGGWGWADSKDKRTLCASQEELSQAVISDEGGSVSLVWTPETPRMVLPEEVPALNQAVAASRAKWARGDLDHYTARLRRGLIFFSIIFAWVFYGNYRHVSGTSSFGALDSLAKALRATLNHGFIEIGFLLLIMFVLIPWYQARKRYNEQGRFSTPAGLSEAVPAMRFETWLERRKAPFTLIFLGLITLVGVAQLLSDGPQSSIKAAGLVKDAYRAGEWWRLFTAPFMHGHPIHFLMNAAALLYLGKRLEVFARWPHLPMVFLFSAVVGGQASAQFLKNADSVGASGGLMGWLGFLLVFETLHARLVPRSARRRLAAAVFLTALIGLIGHRFIDNAAHAGGLVAGMLYAAIVFPKSSSVYRPQSTLTDRIGGSLALAACAASAAFAIWKICAPA, from the coding sequence GTGACCGATCCCGCCGCCGATACCCCCGCGTTGCCTGTCTGGGCGCGCGACACCGCCTTTCCCGAATCTCCGGGAGGCTGGGGATGGGCCGACTCCAAGGACAAACGCACGCTTTGTGCATCCCAGGAGGAGCTTTCCCAAGCCGTCATCTCCGATGAAGGAGGCAGCGTTTCCCTGGTCTGGACTCCGGAAACACCGCGGATGGTGCTGCCGGAGGAAGTCCCCGCCTTGAATCAAGCCGTGGCCGCTTCCCGCGCGAAATGGGCGCGGGGGGATCTGGACCACTACACTGCGCGGCTGCGGCGCGGGCTGATCTTTTTCAGCATCATTTTCGCGTGGGTGTTTTACGGCAACTACCGCCATGTGAGCGGCACCTCGTCCTTCGGGGCGCTGGACTCACTGGCCAAGGCGCTCCGCGCCACGCTCAACCACGGATTCATCGAGATCGGCTTCCTGCTGCTGATCATGTTCGTGCTGATCCCTTGGTATCAGGCGCGGAAACGCTACAATGAACAGGGCCGTTTCAGCACCCCTGCGGGACTTTCCGAAGCGGTGCCCGCCATGCGGTTCGAGACTTGGCTGGAACGGCGGAAGGCTCCCTTCACCTTGATCTTCCTCGGATTGATCACCCTCGTCGGTGTCGCGCAGCTTCTCTCCGACGGGCCGCAGTCCAGCATCAAGGCCGCGGGATTGGTGAAAGATGCCTACCGTGCCGGCGAATGGTGGCGGCTTTTCACCGCGCCGTTCATGCACGGGCACCCCATCCATTTCCTGATGAATGCCGCGGCGCTCCTTTATCTCGGCAAGCGGCTGGAGGTGTTCGCCCGCTGGCCGCACCTGCCGATGGTGTTCCTCTTCTCCGCCGTCGTCGGAGGGCAGGCATCCGCCCAATTCCTCAAGAATGCCGACTCCGTCGGAGCATCCGGCGGACTCATGGGCTGGCTGGGGTTCCTGCTCGTCTTCGAAACCCTGCATGCCCGTCTGGTCCCCCGTTCCGCCCGCAGGCGTCTGGCGGCGGCGGTTTTCCTGACCGCGCTCATCGGGCTGATCGGCCATCGCTTCATCGACAACGCCGCGCACGCCGGAGGGCTGGTGGCAGGCATGCTCTACGCCGCGATCGTTTTCCCGAAGTCGTCCTCGGTCTATCGCCCGCAGTCCACGCTCACCGACCGCATCGGCGGCTCACTCGCGCTCGCCGCCTGTGCGGCCTCCGCAGCATTCGCCATCTGGAAGATCTGCGCGCCCGCGTAG
- a CDS encoding DUF1343 domain-containing protein produces the protein MRFSLILLLFSQLTQASELVAGLRPDRLEAMDAAVERTISEGKIPGGVLWVETKDGLHAKAFGQRALVPAREGMTVDTIFDAASLTKVVATTTAVMKLHESGKIDLEEKLVRYLPEMAEGGKNAITVRQLLTHTSGLRAGISSRGDWSGLAGALGEIRKEAPTDAPGSAYRYSDINFILLGAIVERVSGEGLDVFCAREIFTPLGMTRSGYLPKVAAETAPTEKLADGTVLRGVVHDPTARKMGGVAGHAGLFTTAEDLAKFARMMLSGGGAILKPETVKLMTSVQTPDWLPRRGFGWDIDSPYAGLRGNLLPIGGYGHTGWTGTSLWIDPFSRTFIIFLSNRNHPSGGNSLLLQRELGTLAAQAVAGYNFLYVPDALPVDPKKNLPPPSAPVPVLNGVDVLKREGFARLKGMKLGLVTNHTGQDRERNSTIDLLHKADGVELKVLFSPEHGIRGEQDHEKITDTKDQGTGLPVKSLYGKTRSPLPADLEGLDALVFDIQDIGCRFYTYISTMANCIEQAGKSKVKFIVLDRVNPIGAAVEGPVLTEERSFIATHEIPVRHGMTVGELALMINGERKYGAELEVVKCEGTGLQWYDRCGLPWRNPSPNMRSLDAATLYPGVGLLEFCDISVGRGTDAPFSLVGAPYVDELKFAAELTRAGLPGVGFVPVRFTPVASVFKGRECGGVRIQVTNRDVFRPVDLGVVMASAFHRLYGKQAGISKMLKLTGDRPTVDAVLAGKSLDEIRVAWEPGLRAFAAVRAPYLLYPR, from the coding sequence ATGCGGTTTTCCCTGATCCTTCTCCTGTTTTCCCAACTGACCCAGGCTTCGGAGCTGGTGGCAGGCCTCCGGCCGGACCGGCTGGAGGCGATGGACGCTGCGGTTGAGCGCACCATTTCGGAGGGGAAGATCCCCGGTGGTGTCCTATGGGTGGAAACCAAGGACGGATTGCACGCCAAGGCGTTCGGACAGCGGGCCCTCGTGCCGGCACGTGAGGGGATGACGGTGGACACCATTTTCGACGCCGCCTCGCTGACGAAGGTGGTGGCGACTACCACGGCGGTCATGAAGCTCCATGAGAGCGGTAAGATCGATCTGGAGGAAAAGCTCGTCCGCTACCTCCCGGAGATGGCGGAGGGCGGAAAGAATGCCATCACGGTCAGGCAGTTGCTGACCCATACCTCCGGACTGCGTGCGGGGATTTCCTCCAGGGGGGATTGGAGCGGTCTGGCGGGGGCATTGGGCGAGATCCGGAAGGAAGCGCCGACGGATGCTCCGGGCAGCGCCTACCGTTACAGTGACATCAATTTCATCCTGCTGGGAGCCATCGTGGAGCGGGTGTCCGGGGAAGGGCTGGATGTTTTCTGCGCCCGCGAGATTTTCACCCCGCTGGGCATGACGCGGAGCGGCTACCTGCCGAAGGTGGCGGCGGAGACCGCGCCGACGGAAAAGCTGGCGGACGGCACGGTCTTGCGGGGAGTGGTGCATGACCCCACCGCACGGAAAATGGGCGGGGTGGCGGGCCATGCGGGTCTCTTCACCACGGCGGAGGATCTGGCGAAGTTCGCGAGGATGATGCTCTCCGGCGGGGGCGCCATCCTGAAGCCGGAAACGGTCAAACTGATGACCTCCGTGCAGACGCCGGACTGGCTCCCCCGGCGGGGATTCGGTTGGGACATCGATTCTCCCTATGCCGGATTGCGGGGAAACCTGCTGCCCATCGGTGGATACGGCCATACCGGATGGACGGGAACGAGCCTGTGGATCGATCCCTTTTCCCGGACCTTCATCATTTTCCTGTCGAACCGGAACCATCCGTCCGGCGGAAATTCCCTCCTGCTCCAGCGGGAACTGGGGACGCTCGCAGCCCAGGCGGTGGCGGGCTACAATTTCCTCTACGTGCCGGATGCCCTGCCGGTGGACCCGAAGAAGAACCTGCCTCCTCCGTCCGCGCCGGTGCCTGTCCTGAATGGCGTGGACGTTCTGAAAAGGGAGGGCTTCGCCCGCCTGAAGGGCATGAAGCTCGGCCTGGTGACGAATCACACCGGCCAGGACCGGGAGCGCAACTCCACCATCGATCTGCTCCACAAGGCGGATGGGGTGGAATTGAAGGTTCTGTTCAGTCCGGAACACGGCATCCGCGGCGAGCAGGACCACGAGAAGATCACCGACACGAAGGACCAGGGCACGGGGCTGCCGGTGAAGAGTCTCTACGGGAAAACCCGTAGTCCCCTCCCTGCGGACCTGGAGGGGCTGGACGCGCTCGTCTTCGACATCCAGGACATCGGCTGCCGGTTCTACACCTACATCTCCACCATGGCGAACTGCATCGAACAGGCGGGGAAATCGAAGGTGAAGTTCATCGTGCTGGATCGGGTGAACCCCATCGGTGCGGCGGTCGAGGGGCCGGTGCTCACAGAGGAGCGCAGCTTCATCGCCACCCATGAGATCCCGGTGCGGCATGGCATGACGGTGGGGGAACTGGCGCTGATGATCAACGGCGAGCGGAAATACGGCGCGGAACTGGAGGTGGTGAAGTGTGAGGGCACAGGCCTCCAGTGGTATGACCGCTGCGGGCTGCCATGGCGGAATCCGTCGCCGAACATGAGGAGCCTGGATGCCGCCACGCTCTACCCCGGGGTTGGCTTGCTGGAGTTCTGCGACATCAGCGTGGGACGGGGGACGGATGCGCCGTTTTCACTGGTGGGCGCGCCGTATGTCGATGAACTGAAGTTCGCGGCGGAACTGACACGTGCCGGGCTGCCGGGCGTCGGGTTCGTGCCGGTCCGGTTCACCCCGGTGGCCAGCGTCTTCAAAGGGCGGGAATGTGGCGGCGTGCGTATCCAGGTGACCAACCGGGACGTGTTCCGTCCGGTGGACCTGGGGGTGGTGATGGCCTCGGCCTTTCACCGGCTTTATGGCAAGCAGGCGGGCATTTCAAAGATGCTCAAGCTGACGGGGGATCGGCCCACGGTGGATGCGGTCCTTGCCGGGAAAAGCCTGGATGAGATCCGCGTGGCGTGGGAGCCGGGGTTGCGGGCCTTCGCCGCCGTGCGGGCACCCTACCTGTTGTATCCACGGTGA
- the secG gene encoding preprotein translocase subunit SecG — protein sequence MTFAAINYLSISINLLLVVFVFVCVLMTLVILMQRPKQEGLGAAFGAGVTDQVFGARTTNVLQRGTVYLASAFFILSLLLAILIGFQNRKNSLLVPKSAKPAAEAPAAPAAPEKPKSLTDDLPETTPAPVTPATPEAPAPTPAPEAPAPTPAPEAPAPTPAPEAPAPTPAPEAPAPAPESTPAPAPSEKPEGQ from the coding sequence ATGACCTTCGCCGCGATCAATTACCTCTCGATCAGCATCAACCTGTTGCTCGTCGTATTTGTTTTCGTCTGCGTCCTGATGACCCTCGTCATCCTGATGCAGCGCCCGAAACAGGAGGGTCTCGGCGCCGCCTTCGGCGCTGGCGTGACCGACCAGGTCTTCGGTGCCCGGACCACGAATGTCCTCCAGCGCGGCACCGTTTATCTCGCCTCCGCATTCTTCATCCTCAGCCTTCTGCTGGCGATCCTCATCGGTTTCCAGAACAGGAAGAACTCGCTGCTGGTTCCGAAATCCGCCAAACCCGCCGCAGAAGCACCGGCCGCCCCCGCTGCACCGGAGAAGCCGAAGTCCCTCACCGATGATCTTCCTGAAACCACTCCGGCACCGGTGACTCCCGCCACTCCGGAAGCACCGGCACCAACCCCTGCCCCGGAAGCCCCGGCACCAACCCCTGCCCCGGAAGCCCCGGCACCAACCCCTGCCCCGGAAGCCCCGGCACCAACCCCTGCTCCGGAGGCACCTGCCCCCGCTCCGGAATCCACTCCTGCGCCGGCTCCGTCAGAAAAACCGGAGGGGCAGTGA
- a CDS encoding Gfo/Idh/MocA family oxidoreductase: MNRRPFIKLAVGASLASVYSKAQEAQPEPKKLGWALVGLGSLSKNQIAPALLKSKHSRLAAVVTGTPAKGVEWREKYGLAEDKVYDYGNFDKIIGDKDVDVVYIVLPNSMHHEFVLRAAKAGKHVFCEKPMANTAKECREMIAACEKAKVLLGVAYRCQFEEHHLEAIRFGREKVFGALKHVNAEFGFKIGDPKQWRLRKDLAGGGALMDVGVYALNACRYLTGEEPVEISALETKTDPVKFAEVDETITWQMKFASGITANCMTTYNFNGANNFTVTAEKGRYGMGPAYGYSGQTGWTSDAKVPFAFPPSDHFVLEMDAFSEAILNGKPFAVPGEEGLKDLLAVEAIYRSIKSGKPEKVEQA; the protein is encoded by the coding sequence ATGAACCGACGTCCATTCATCAAACTCGCCGTGGGGGCCTCGCTGGCCTCCGTCTATTCCAAAGCCCAGGAAGCGCAGCCGGAACCGAAGAAGCTCGGCTGGGCGCTGGTCGGCCTCGGCTCGCTGAGCAAGAACCAGATCGCGCCTGCGTTGCTGAAGTCGAAGCATTCCAGGCTGGCTGCCGTGGTGACCGGAACTCCGGCAAAGGGCGTGGAGTGGCGGGAGAAATACGGCCTCGCGGAGGACAAGGTCTATGACTACGGGAACTTCGACAAGATCATCGGGGACAAGGATGTGGATGTGGTCTATATCGTCCTGCCGAACTCGATGCACCATGAGTTCGTGCTGCGTGCGGCGAAGGCGGGCAAGCACGTCTTCTGCGAGAAACCGATGGCAAACACCGCGAAGGAATGCCGCGAGATGATCGCCGCCTGTGAGAAAGCCAAGGTGCTGCTGGGCGTGGCCTACCGCTGCCAGTTCGAGGAGCACCACCTGGAGGCGATCCGCTTCGGGCGGGAGAAGGTTTTCGGTGCCCTGAAGCATGTGAACGCGGAGTTCGGCTTCAAGATCGGCGATCCGAAGCAGTGGCGGCTGCGCAAGGATCTGGCGGGTGGCGGTGCCCTGATGGATGTGGGCGTCTATGCGCTCAATGCCTGCCGCTATCTCACCGGAGAGGAACCGGTGGAGATCTCCGCGCTGGAGACGAAGACGGACCCGGTGAAGTTCGCGGAGGTGGATGAAACCATCACCTGGCAGATGAAGTTCGCTTCCGGCATCACCGCCAACTGCATGACGACCTACAATTTCAACGGCGCTAACAACTTCACCGTGACCGCGGAGAAAGGGCGCTACGGCATGGGTCCCGCGTATGGCTACAGCGGCCAGACCGGGTGGACCTCGGATGCCAAGGTTCCGTTCGCCTTCCCTCCCTCCGACCACTTTGTGCTGGAGATGGACGCGTTCTCGGAAGCCATCCTCAACGGCAAGCCGTTCGCCGTTCCGGGCGAGGAAGGCTTGAAGGATCTGCTGGCCGTGGAAGCGATCTACCGTTCGATCAAGAGCGGCAAACCGGAGAAAGTGGAGCAGGCGTGA
- a CDS encoding cytochrome c: MAKALPILLLASALSTLRVPANEGFSKYVLCAACHGQSGEGTNLGPPLAGSEWVNGPPENLIRIQLRGLQGPITVKGVDYHFPGGMPALGHQSDEDIAAVLTFVRSSFGNDAPAITPAEVAALRKDPASGPLTAADLITPSPAAPAGSGSSGKYDGLETRSGPPAWLWISLVAAAAGGGIFAFSRRS; this comes from the coding sequence TTGGCAAAAGCACTTCCCATCCTCCTGCTGGCCTCCGCGCTGTCCACCCTCCGGGTCCCCGCCAATGAGGGATTCTCCAAATATGTGCTGTGCGCCGCGTGCCACGGCCAGAGCGGGGAAGGCACCAACCTGGGGCCGCCACTGGCCGGCTCCGAATGGGTGAACGGTCCCCCAGAAAACCTCATCCGCATCCAGTTGCGCGGCCTCCAGGGGCCGATCACGGTGAAGGGGGTGGACTACCACTTCCCCGGAGGGATGCCCGCTCTCGGCCACCAGTCGGATGAAGACATCGCAGCGGTGCTCACCTTCGTCCGTTCGTCATTCGGCAATGACGCCCCCGCCATCACTCCCGCGGAGGTGGCGGCACTCCGGAAGGACCCCGCCAGCGGCCCTCTCACCGCGGCCGATCTCATCACCCCGTCGCCAGCCGCTCCGGCTGGATCGGGTTCTTCCGGGAAATATGATGGACTGGAAACGCGGTCCGGTCCGCCGGCCTGGTTGTGGATCTCCCTCGTGGCGGCCGCCGCCGGAGGAGGGATATTCGCCTTTTCAAGGCGCTCCTGA
- a CDS encoding neutral zinc metallopeptidase, which produces MDWKDREGSRNIEDARGRTGGGGGFGGGGGGMFGILTLIGRTFGIKGILVAVVAGFVLWKCGIINPLQLSGGGSGGGSEYVQTPADQERYEFVSRVLKGTEKVWQAEFARHGMQYVEPKLVVFRSNVSTGCGTGSAAMGPFYCPADQRIYIDLTFFDELARTFNSPGDFAQAYVIAHEVGHHVQKLLGDSDKVAAMRGRPEYNQYSVRLELQADFYAGMWARQSVEYFNLDKSDIEEAMRAANAIGDDAIQQKQQGKIVPHSFTHGTSEQRMRWFKKGLDSGKMEDGDTFSMPYPSL; this is translated from the coding sequence ATGGACTGGAAGGATCGCGAGGGAAGCCGGAACATCGAGGACGCACGGGGACGGACCGGTGGTGGAGGGGGATTCGGCGGAGGTGGCGGTGGGATGTTCGGCATCCTCACACTGATCGGCAGGACGTTCGGGATCAAAGGGATCCTAGTCGCGGTGGTGGCCGGGTTCGTTCTATGGAAATGCGGGATCATCAATCCACTCCAGCTTTCAGGCGGAGGTTCCGGTGGTGGCAGCGAATACGTGCAGACACCCGCGGACCAGGAGCGCTATGAGTTCGTCAGCCGCGTGCTCAAGGGCACGGAGAAAGTGTGGCAAGCCGAGTTCGCCCGGCATGGCATGCAATATGTGGAGCCGAAGCTGGTGGTGTTCCGGAGCAATGTTTCCACCGGCTGCGGCACCGGCAGTGCGGCGATGGGGCCGTTCTACTGCCCCGCGGACCAGAGGATCTACATCGACCTGACCTTCTTTGACGAGCTGGCGAGAACCTTCAACTCACCGGGTGACTTCGCCCAGGCCTATGTGATCGCCCATGAAGTGGGCCACCACGTCCAGAAACTGCTGGGGGATTCCGACAAGGTCGCGGCGATGCGGGGCAGGCCGGAGTATAACCAGTATTCCGTGCGGTTGGAGCTGCAGGCGGACTTTTATGCCGGCATGTGGGCGCGGCAGTCGGTGGAGTATTTCAATTTGGACAAGTCGGACATCGAGGAGGCCATGCGCGCCGCGAACGCCATCGGGGATGATGCGATCCAACAGAAGCAGCAGGGAAAGATCGTCCCCCATTCCTTCACCCACGGAACTTCGGAGCAGCGCATGAGGTGGTTCAAGAAAGGCCTCGACAGTGGGAAGATGGAGGACGGTGATACCTTCTCCATGCCCTACCCGAGCCTCTGA